DNA from Evansella sp. LMS18:
ACAGTTTCCAGAGGGATTTCATCCCGGGTCACTTCAAAAGTAAGCAAATCATTTACTCCAGGCCGCTCAATCGTAAGGGTCACGGTTGTTCCCTTTTCCCCACGGATTTTAAGGACTGACTCATATAAGGAGAGTCCGTCAAGCCCCTCTCCGTCAACTTCAACAATCTGGTCGTTTGGCCGCAGCCCAGCCTCTTCAGCTGGGGAATCTCGAATAGGAGAAACAATCGTAACCTTACCGTTATTCATGCTTACTTCCGCTCCAATTCCTTCAAAAGAAGATTCCAGCTGTTCCATAAACTCCTGGGCTGTCTGCTGGTCCATATATACAGAATAAGGGTCTTCCAGCGTTTCGAGCATTCCGCTGATTGCACCTTCCAATAACTTCTCTTCTTCTATGTCTTCCACATATCTTTCAAGAATCAGCTCATAAGCACTGCTGATTTTCTCAATATGGTCAGACGCTTCAGAATCCACTGTCACACTATCGCCAGCAGCTTCTTCCACATTTTGTTCTTCGTTATTGTCGTTTCCCTGCTCAACCACCGGTACTGCTGAACTTCCGGCTACCAGTCCCATGCCGGCATACATCCCGCCTGCTCCAATCAGTACTGATAAAGCGACTATTAACGGAAGGAATGCTTTATTTATCTTCATCGTCTCACCTCTTCAACCCTTATTGTCAGTTTCCTGCTGATAAAAAATCCCGTGACTCGCCATCTATTTATATTGCGGATCTGCTGTGTGGCAACTACCTTTCTGATTCAGCCAACGCAACTCCCCGCTTTTAAAAGTCTATGCAAAACCAGAAGGTCTTCTTTTCTGCATGTCTCTATCATACCAAACAACTGCATTTAAATGGAAGAAGGAGAGTTAGTTCTGCATGGAAAACTTGGCTTATTATATGTCTTCTTCCACATTTTATGTGCTTCTGATTATTTTTCCAGGGCAGAAGCCCATCTTCAGTCAGCCACTTCCTGATTCAGATGCCCTCTTGCTTTAAAGGCGGTATTCTTAATTCGTAAAAAGAAAGGATCATTTGTTAACAGTATAATCGCTAACAAATGATCCTCTTACTATTAAACCTCTGCCCCAATGAGACAGTTATAATCAATCAAGATATTTTCTTGGGTCCACAGCGTTGGACTTCGCTCCGTTCCAGCCACCCTCATGCACTTCAAAGTGAAGATGGGGACCAGTTGACTGCCCGGTGTTCCCCATGATTCCAATCTGCTGACCCCTGCTTACACGCTGTCCTGAAGAGACAGCCATGGAATCAAGATGAGCATACAGAGTGGTCAGCTGCCGGCCGTTTACCACATGGGATATCATTATAGTATTTCCATAACCATTCATATACCTGGCTTCAATTACTGTACCTGCTTCAGCCGCTACTATTGGAACGTTGGAACGTCCGCCCTGGCCGATATCCATTCCATAGTGCATCCTTCCCCATCGAGGTCCAAAGTTTGAAGTGATCCGGCCGGTAGCAGGACGCATTAAAGTCCCGGAACCTGAGTCAGCCGGTGCCGCTGAAGCATTACCGCCTGAACTTCCCGAGCTTCCTGAACTGGATACCTGCGTCTCGCTTTCTTTTCTCTTACGTTCTTCTTCAGCCTTTTTTCTTTCTTCTTCCTGCTTACGTTTTTCTTCTTCGAGACGCTTTTGTTCTTCTTCCCACAAGCGAAGCTCTTCTTTAGCAGCTTCTTCCTGAACCTTTAATAGTTCCTGTTCTTCATCAAGTGAAACCATTTCTGTTTCAAGCTCAACCTGCTTGTCTTCAAGCATCGCCATCAGCTCGTCCTTCTCCTGGCGCTGTTCTTCCAGTTCAGCAAGAAGAGTTTCCAGCTCTGCCATCTGCTCTTCCAGATTGATAAGTTCCTGTTCCAGCTGTTCTTTCGCTCTTTCAACAGCTTGTTTATCTTCAATATGCTGTTCCAGTATATTTCTGTCCTGATTTGTAATTGTTGTTAAAGCGGAGACACGTTCAATAAGATCTCCGATACTCTGTGCTCCAAGGATTACTTCCAGATAATTGACTGTGCCTCCATTCTGGTACATGGAACGGACACGGTCTTTAAGAAGTTCATCCCTTTCAGCGATACGTTCTTCAAGTTCTTTAATTTCTTCATGCAGTGTTTCTATCCGCTTATTTGTAGATTCTATTTCATCTTCTTTTTCCCGGATGTTCTCATTCGTTTGAGCAGTGTTTTCATCTATTCTGCGAATCTCTGATTTAGCTTCTTCGATTTCAGTTTCCACTTCTCCAAGCTCTTCTTCTTTCTGCTTTGACTCAGCTTCAATTTCCTCCTGCTTTTCCTGGTAGGAATCTATTTTTTTCTCCAGATCACTTCCAGTATTCGCTTCAGCCTCAGGAGCATGGAAAATTCCTGTAACACTCAGCAAAACTGCCAGGGAAACTAGTAAAAGTTTCTGGTACATTGATGTGAACCTCCTTAAAAGAAACGGCACTATACTATTTCCTAGGAAATATGTAATTTGGCGTCTTCTGGTATATCTAGGTTGATAAGTCCGGATTTTGCCGATTTTCCGGTGATTATAATCTTCAATCAGTGAGGGTTTTGTTCCTCCCCACTGATTGTTAGTTAAACTTCTCGGGATGTTAGCATCCGTTATCTACCGCCTGAACATCTTCGTTTTCACTCATGATTTGAGGGGGGAGTTTACGGACGGTTACATCAGGATGAATCTGTTTATCTATTATTGTGATTTATACTTTCAGGAATTTACGGACACTCATCATACTTCCCCAGACTCCCACAAACGCGCCGATAGCAATCAGCAAAGCTCCCATCTGGAGGATAAGTGGGTTTTGCGGAAGGAACTGAAAGTACTCTATTCCTGTCTGTTGCCCGAAAGTATCGTAGAACCGCACATACGCATAGGACAATATCCCTATTGGAATGATTGAACCTATCACACCCAGCAGCAGTCCTTCAATGAAGAACGGCCAGCGGATAAATCCATTTGTCGCTCCTACGAGTTTCATAATCTGAATTTCTCGTTTTCTCGCTAAAATAGTAAGTTTAATAGTATTGGCAATAAGGAACATAGCAGTAAACATCAGCCCGAGGATAAGTACAAAACCTGCGTTACGGACAAAATTTGTCACTGTAAACAGCTGTTCGAAAATATCCTGGCCGTATTCCACACCATCGACGTATGCCAGTTCCTCTGCTTCATTCGCGATTTGTTCCGTTTCCTCAGGGTTTTCCGCATGGACTACATATACATCATTCAATGGGTTTTCGTCCCTGAGAGTCTCAAAAATATCTCCCTGGTCACCAAGGCTCGCAATCAATGAATCAAGGCCCTCATCTTTAGGGACAAAAGCAATTTCCTCGACACCAGCAAGCTCTTCCAGTTCGTTCAATAGTTCTTCCTGTTCTTCTTCACCTGCAGTCAAATCTATAAATACACGGACTTCCACGTCGTCTTCCAGTGCGCTTGCAAAGTGGTTTACGTTCATGATCATGAGAACAAAAGCACCAACCACAAACAGCATTACTGCGACAGCACTGACAGAAGCAAACGTCATCCAGCCGTTCCTTACAAGGTTTTTACCGCCTTCTTTAAAATGACGGCCGAGGGTTCTACCTTTCATAGCCGTACTCCCCCCTAACTTCGTCGCGGGCAACTCTTCCGCCCTCAATGGCGATTACACGCCTGCGCATCGTGTTTACAATTTCTTTGTTATGGGTAGCCATAACTACTGTGGTACCTCTTTCATTTATGTCTTCGAGAAGATACATAATTTCCAAAGAAGTATCAGGATCAAGGTTACCGGTAGGCTCGTCCGCAATCAGTACAGCAGGATTATTTACAATTGCCCGTGCAATCGCAACCCGCTGCTGTTCTCCCCCGGATAATTCGTGCGGCTGGAATCTGGCTTTGTTTTTCAGCTTTACAATATCGAGGACTTCCATAACACGCTTGCGGATTTTGTCCTTGCTCTCTTCGATTACTTCCATAGCAAACGCCACATTTTCGTACACAGTGAGCTGCGGGAGTAATTTAAAGTCCTGAAAGACTACTCCGATATTTCTTCGGATATAAGGAATTTGCCGTTCTTTTACTTTTGCGAGGTTTTGCCCATCTATGATAATGTCCCCTCTTGTCGGTTTTTCCTCCCGATACATCATTTTAATAAAAGTAGATTTTCCGGCGCCGCTTGGACCAACAACATAGACGAATTCCCCTTTGTTTATCAGGATGTCTATTCCGTTAATCGCCATAACCCCGTTCGGATATGTTTTCCATACTTCTTTCATGGTTATCACAAAATCACTTCCCCAATTCTCATAGTCAATCTATTTACTGAGCTTATGTATAATAGGTTCTCTCTGTTAGTTCGCCAGTCAGGGAACCCTCTTTTGTTTTTCTCGTTAGTTTTAAGTTAAAAGTATTTAGCGGCGCTATCGCCTGTAAAAAACTTTTCTCAGATTTGTCGAAATAAAGAACAGTTCCTCAGAATTTAAGAGATTTTCTCTGTTCACTTAAAGTATTATATCATTATTAAATTATCTGTTAAGTTTATTTTTATTTACAATTTCATTTCAACTTGTAATATAAATGAAAAATTAGGTGTAAATTAATGAATAAGAGGGAATTAATAGATATTTAGCCTTCTTTTCTGCTTCTGAATGGAAAATCATTCATTATAACAGCGTCAGCTTCTGGTAAAACATTCAAAGACGACCATTATTTTTTAGTTTAAAAGGCGGCACTCTCAGATTGCAATATTGCATTTCTGCGATTTAACTAAAAAAAGCAGTGGAGACACTTTATAAAAGGTCCCACTGCTTTTTAAAAATTGTTTTACTGATCTGCAACCCATGCAGCAACATCTTCTGCATCGTCACCTGTTACTAAATCTGCAGGCATTGAACCTGGTCCTTCCTGGATTGCCGTAAGAACTTCGTCTTTAGACATACCAGCAATTCCCGGTCCGGAAGCTCCAGTCAGGTCGCCTCCATGGCATCCTGCACAGTTTCCTACATATACTGATTCAGCGTTATCCGCATCATATGTAGCATCCCCTGCAGCGTTCTCTGTCTCTTCAGCATTATTGTTGTTGTCAGCCGGTGCAGGCTCATCAGCGTTATTGTCGCCGTTTCCTCCGCATGCACCAAGTACTAGCGCCGCCCCCAACATTGCTACTAGCATTTTTTTCATATGATTCCCTCCTCCTAAAAAAAGAAAAATTAACTCAGGAAGGTTTATCCAACCATCCACATTTTATTATAACCTATTTATTTTTTTTTGAAACCCTCACCAAGTACCTCGGAAGCATTGCTTACAATCACAAACGCTGATGGGTCAATAGTTTGGACAATTTGTTTCAATTTTGTGACTTCGTTTCTGCCTACCACACACATGAGTACAGGACGTTCATGGTTCGTATAACCGCCATACCCAACGAACTTGGTCACGCCCCTGTCAACTTGAGTAAGGAGCCCCTGCTTCACTTCTTCTTCATATTCTGAAATAATGATTGCCATCTTAGAATAACCGATTCCCATCTGCACTATGTCGATTGTCTTTCCAGTAGTAAACAAACCAATCAGCGCATACAGGGCGAACTCAAAGCCGAATACAAAAGCCGAGCTGATCACAATAAGGCCGTCCATAATAAATACACTGGCTCCAAGGGACATTCCGGTATACTTTGTTACTATCTGTGCAGCCAGGTCTGTACCTCCGGTGGATGAATTGGACCGGAACACAATCCCCAGACCAAGGCCTACGCCTATACCTCCAAAGATTGCTGCAAGCAGAGGGTCTGTCGTAGCTGGTTCTAAATCTCTTGTTAAAAAAACAACAAAAGGCAAAAATATCGTTCCAGCTAAAGTCTTTGATCCATAAAGCAGACTGCCTGCCAGACTGCCGCCGAGAAGGAGCACTCCCAGAATGAACAAAGGTATGTTAAAAGCCCACTGCGTATATGCGGGTTCAAACCCGAAGGTAAAGTTAAAAATTGTGGATATACCTGATACTCCACCGGATGCGATCTGGTTAGGGAGTAAAAATATATTAAACGCTACAGCTACAACAGCAGAACCCAGCAATACATGGGCAAAATCCCATATCACACGCTGAACGGGATTCAGCGGATCAGCATTGCCGCGCCTCTTCGCTTTTTTTATCATAATCGATTCACCTCTAAATATCTTGCCCGGTATATTAGTTTAATAATAATAGAAAAAACAATCGGGGGGTAATAAGGAAACCTCACCGGTTACCGGCTCCCATAGAAGCAGCCTTTTACCTGGACTGCCTCACCAGGAAAAGTCCGATTAATCCCCCATTAGCCTAAAGTAGTATAACACCGGCATAAAAACGTGTAAACAGGGGCGCAGTAACGCTGTAGCAGGGTAAATTCGAGGTTTGGCATATTATTGCGTCATAGTGACAGT
Protein-coding regions in this window:
- a CDS encoding YitT family protein, translated to MIKKAKRRGNADPLNPVQRVIWDFAHVLLGSAVVAVAFNIFLLPNQIASGGVSGISTIFNFTFGFEPAYTQWAFNIPLFILGVLLLGGSLAGSLLYGSKTLAGTIFLPFVVFLTRDLEPATTDPLLAAIFGGIGVGLGLGIVFRSNSSTGGTDLAAQIVTKYTGMSLGASVFIMDGLIVISSAFVFGFEFALYALIGLFTTGKTIDIVQMGIGYSKMAIIISEYEEEVKQGLLTQVDRGVTKFVGYGGYTNHERPVLMCVVGRNEVTKLKQIVQTIDPSAFVIVSNASEVLGEGFKKK
- a CDS encoding cytochrome c; protein product: MKKMLVAMLGAALVLGACGGNGDNNADEPAPADNNNNAEETENAAGDATYDADNAESVYVGNCAGCHGGDLTGASGPGIAGMSKDEVLTAIQEGPGSMPADLVTGDDAEDVAAWVADQ
- a CDS encoding murein hydrolase activator EnvC — protein: MYQKLLLVSLAVLLSVTGIFHAPEAEANTGSDLEKKIDSYQEKQEEIEAESKQKEEELGEVETEIEEAKSEIRRIDENTAQTNENIREKEDEIESTNKRIETLHEEIKELEERIAERDELLKDRVRSMYQNGGTVNYLEVILGAQSIGDLIERVSALTTITNQDRNILEQHIEDKQAVERAKEQLEQELINLEEQMAELETLLAELEEQRQEKDELMAMLEDKQVELETEMVSLDEEQELLKVQEEAAKEELRLWEEEQKRLEEEKRKQEEERKKAEEERKRKESETQVSSSGSSGSSGGNASAAPADSGSGTLMRPATGRITSNFGPRWGRMHYGMDIGQGGRSNVPIVAAEAGTVIEARYMNGYGNTIMISHVVNGRQLTTLYAHLDSMAVSSGQRVSRGQQIGIMGNTGQSTGPHLHFEVHEGGWNGAKSNAVDPRKYLD
- the ftsE gene encoding cell division ATP-binding protein FtsE → MITMKEVWKTYPNGVMAINGIDILINKGEFVYVVGPSGAGKSTFIKMMYREEKPTRGDIIIDGQNLAKVKERQIPYIRRNIGVVFQDFKLLPQLTVYENVAFAMEVIEESKDKIRKRVMEVLDIVKLKNKARFQPHELSGGEQQRVAIARAIVNNPAVLIADEPTGNLDPDTSLEIMYLLEDINERGTTVVMATHNKEIVNTMRRRVIAIEGGRVARDEVRGEYGYER
- the ftsX gene encoding permease-like cell division protein FtsX, coding for MKGRTLGRHFKEGGKNLVRNGWMTFASVSAVAVMLFVVGAFVLMIMNVNHFASALEDDVEVRVFIDLTAGEEEQEELLNELEELAGVEEIAFVPKDEGLDSLIASLGDQGDIFETLRDENPLNDVYVVHAENPEETEQIANEAEELAYVDGVEYGQDIFEQLFTVTNFVRNAGFVLILGLMFTAMFLIANTIKLTILARKREIQIMKLVGATNGFIRWPFFIEGLLLGVIGSIIPIGILSYAYVRFYDTFGQQTGIEYFQFLPQNPLILQMGALLIAIGAFVGVWGSMMSVRKFLKV